A stretch of Endozoicomonas sp. SCSIO W0465 DNA encodes these proteins:
- a CDS encoding SMI1/KNR4 family protein: MEDIIEELRECALDVSVPLELPDEDQLVEVEEQILIPLPYELREFLLQVSDVIYGSIEPVTVTDPQSHTYLPEVAANAWAEGLPRELIPICECNGEYYGISEEGEVVRWADGEVTDDSWPSIWLWAWDIWLER; the protein is encoded by the coding sequence ATGGAAGATATTATTGAAGAACTGCGGGAATGCGCTCTGGATGTCTCAGTCCCACTGGAACTGCCGGATGAAGACCAGCTGGTGGAAGTGGAAGAACAGATTCTGATTCCCCTTCCCTACGAACTCCGGGAGTTTCTGCTGCAAGTCAGTGATGTCATATACGGTTCCATTGAACCGGTCACGGTCACCGATCCCCAATCCCATACCTATCTGCCGGAAGTTGCGGCCAATGCCTGGGCTGAAGGTCTGCCGAGAGAGCTGATCCCCATTTGTGAATGCAATGGTGAATATTATGGCATTTCCGAAGAAGGGGAAGTGGTGCGCTGGGCTGACGGTGAAGTGACTGACGACAGCTGGCCATCAATCTGGTTATGGGCCTGGGATATCTGGCTGGAGAGGTGA
- a CDS encoding DEAD/DEAH box helicase, translating into MLFSELALHERVQKALSELGFEQATPVQEQTLPLAMTGKDLMVSAETGSGKTAAFLLPMLNHMHTTPSPKTSTRALVLVPTRELGLQVLKECEALARYTYIKSGLIVGGEDYRHQVNTLRKNPEIIIATPGRLIEHMKNGNHDFSDLEYLVLDEADRMLDMGFGPDVLSIVEECHGERQTFLFSATLEARGLGEMAYQVLNDPTRLKLNSVREKHANIHQQIILSDDTAHKEKQLIWLLQNETYDKALVFTNTKARAEEFVGKIRVKGLKVGVLHGDMDQRERKHVMRLLQDGKINILIATDVAARGLDIKGVELVINLEMARNGDDYVHRIGRTGRAGEQGLAISLIGPDEWNRMSGIERYLRLRFEKRTIKELPGSYKGPKKLKSSGKAAGKKKPAGKKGAGKKQSADKQRHREKKNVGKRRTPAAEVKPASSTTTSTDSGFEPPRRRK; encoded by the coding sequence TTGCTATTTTCTGAGCTGGCTCTTCATGAACGGGTGCAAAAGGCACTCTCTGAACTCGGGTTTGAACAGGCTACCCCGGTTCAGGAACAAACCCTGCCCCTGGCCATGACCGGCAAAGACCTGATGGTCAGCGCAGAAACCGGCAGTGGTAAAACCGCAGCGTTTCTGCTGCCCATGCTCAACCATATGCACACCACCCCTTCGCCCAAAACCAGCACCCGGGCACTGGTGCTCGTGCCTACCCGGGAGCTGGGCCTGCAGGTGTTAAAAGAGTGCGAAGCACTGGCTCGCTATACCTACATCAAGTCAGGACTCATCGTTGGTGGTGAGGACTACCGCCACCAGGTGAACACACTGCGGAAAAACCCCGAAATCATTATTGCCACCCCCGGTCGCCTGATTGAGCATATGAAAAACGGCAACCACGATTTCAGTGACCTGGAATACCTGGTACTGGATGAAGCGGACCGCATGCTGGATATGGGCTTCGGTCCCGACGTATTGAGCATCGTGGAAGAGTGCCACGGCGAACGCCAGACGTTCCTGTTCTCAGCAACCCTGGAAGCCCGTGGCCTGGGTGAAATGGCCTACCAGGTATTGAACGATCCTACCCGTCTGAAGCTGAATTCTGTCCGGGAAAAGCATGCCAATATCCACCAGCAGATTATTCTTTCGGACGATACCGCCCATAAAGAGAAACAGCTGATCTGGCTGCTCCAGAATGAAACCTATGACAAAGCCCTGGTGTTCACCAATACCAAAGCCCGGGCTGAGGAATTTGTCGGCAAAATCCGGGTTAAAGGCCTGAAAGTCGGCGTACTCCACGGGGATATGGACCAGCGGGAACGTAAGCACGTTATGCGCCTGCTGCAGGATGGCAAGATCAACATTCTGATTGCTACCGATGTCGCGGCCCGGGGCCTGGATATCAAAGGTGTGGAACTGGTTATCAACCTGGAAATGGCCCGCAATGGTGATGACTATGTCCACCGCATTGGCCGTACCGGGCGTGCCGGGGAACAAGGGCTGGCCATCTCCCTGATTGGACCGGACGAATGGAACCGGATGTCAGGTATTGAACGCTACCTCCGGCTGCGTTTTGAGAAACGTACCATCAAAGAACTGCCGGGCAGCTATAAAGGCCCCAAAAAGCTGAAAAGCTCCGGCAAAGCTGCCGGCAAGAAAAAACCGGCCGGTAAAAAAGGCGCTGGTAAAAAACAGTCGGCGGATAAACAACGTCACCGGGAGAAGAAGAACGTGGGCAAACGTCGTACACCGGCGGCTGAAGTCAAGCCCGCTTCTTCAACCACCACCTCAACCGATTCCGGTTTTGAACCACCCAGGCGCAGGAAGTAA
- a CDS encoding transposase produces the protein MLRATKVRIYPTAEQADFLNRQFDAVRFAWNKALAIKTHYYRVRNQNLSPRKHLKPLLATAKKSRKYSWLKNADSIALQQAIINLDTAFQNFFNPKLEARFPRFKSKRGKQSSYHCMSVTVGENWIKVPKCLPLKARVHREITGKVKSITLSKTTTGKYYASILVDDGLAQPNPLTDLNASQVVGIDMGITDLAITSTGHKTGNPRFLKNAQRNLKCKQKALSRCKRGSKGRAKARLLVAKAHERVANARSDFQHKLSRQLIDENQAVIVETLKVKNMLKNKRLARSIADAGWHSLLTKLEYKAKQEGKHLVKIDQWFASSKTCSCCGLKQETMPLTIRTWVCPCGAAHDRDVNAAKNIQNQGILKLKAEGLSVSVDGGKRKSGVLSVAA, from the coding sequence ATGCTGAGAGCCACCAAAGTACGAATCTATCCAACAGCAGAGCAGGCGGATTTTCTCAACCGTCAGTTTGATGCTGTCCGATTCGCCTGGAATAAGGCTCTGGCTATCAAGACTCACTACTACAGGGTGCGGAATCAAAACCTTTCACCAAGGAAGCACCTAAAGCCATTGCTGGCAACGGCCAAGAAAAGCCGGAAGTACTCATGGTTGAAGAATGCTGATTCCATTGCTTTGCAGCAGGCCATTATTAACCTGGATACCGCTTTCCAGAACTTCTTTAACCCAAAACTGGAAGCCCGATTTCCCCGATTCAAATCAAAGAGAGGCAAGCAGAGTAGCTATCACTGCATGTCTGTCACTGTTGGTGAAAACTGGATCAAGGTTCCCAAGTGTCTGCCCCTCAAGGCAAGAGTACACAGAGAGATCACCGGCAAGGTGAAATCCATCACCCTGAGCAAGACAACAACCGGCAAGTATTATGCCTCAATCCTGGTCGATGATGGATTGGCGCAGCCAAACCCACTAACCGATCTGAATGCATCACAGGTTGTTGGTATTGATATGGGGATTACTGATCTGGCTATCACCAGTACCGGCCATAAGACCGGCAATCCCCGCTTCCTCAAGAATGCTCAACGTAACCTGAAGTGTAAACAAAAAGCCCTGTCCCGATGCAAGAGAGGCTCCAAGGGCAGGGCTAAAGCCCGTTTACTGGTGGCAAAGGCTCATGAACGTGTAGCCAATGCCCGTAGCGACTTTCAGCACAAACTTTCCAGACAACTCATTGACGAAAACCAAGCGGTGATTGTGGAAACGCTGAAGGTCAAAAACATGCTGAAGAACAAGCGTCTTGCCCGTTCTATTGCTGATGCTGGCTGGCATTCCCTGTTGACCAAGCTGGAATACAAGGCCAAGCAGGAGGGCAAACATCTGGTGAAGATAGATCAGTGGTTTGCATCCTCGAAAACCTGTTCTTGTTGTGGTTTAAAACAGGAAACGATGCCGTTGACTATCCGAACATGGGTTTGTCCGTGTGGTGCAGCCCATGATCGGGATGTGAATGCAGCGAAGAACATCCAGAATCAGGGCATTTTGAAATTAAAAGCGGAAGGACTGTCCGTTTCTGTTGATGGAGGCAAGCGTAAATCCGGCGTACTGTCGGTTGCTGCCTGA
- the metG gene encoding methionine--tRNA ligase, translating into MSQRKILVTSALPYANGPLHMGHLVEYIQTDIWVRFQKLSGNLCTYVCADDAHGTAISLHAEKQGISPEESVARINVERVRDFGEFHVAFDNYYSTHSEENRKLSEAIYLALKEKGHIVSRNIIQAYDPEKAMFLADRYIKGDCPKCGASDQYGDNCEVCGATYSPAELKNARSAISGAAPVEKESEHFFFKLSDFDAFLKQWTRSGTISEEIANKLAEWLDAGLQDWDISRDAPYFGFEIPGEPGKYFYVWLDAPIGYMAAFENLCQRRDDLSFDEYWKKDSQCEVHHFIGKDIVNFHCLFWPAMLHGANYRTPTRVNVHGYLTVNGEKMSKSRGTFITARTYLEHLDPEYLRYYYAAKLSSRIDDLDLNTDDFIQRVNSDLVGKVVNIASRNAGFINKRFDGRLSANLSSPLSSYKSAPELIAEFQQAATRIADHYEGREFGKAMREIMALADKANAWIDEVKPWVVAKEAGSSAEKRQELHDICSTGINLFRLLMIYLKPVLPAMAVKAEAFLNVAPLTWQDSQTLLLDHNVNPFAPLMTRVEADKVASMIEASKEVLAQMESSSKQSETAPVSSGEWLEKDPIANEITFDDFAKVDLRIARIVNAELVEGAGKLLRLSLDIGESELRNVFAGIKSAYAPEALVGKYTVMVANLAPRKMKFGVSEGMVLAAGPGGKDLWILEPHEGAQPGMRVM; encoded by the coding sequence ATGAGCCAACGCAAAATACTTGTCACCAGTGCCCTGCCTTATGCCAATGGCCCGCTGCATATGGGGCACCTGGTGGAATATATCCAGACTGATATCTGGGTTCGTTTTCAGAAGCTGTCTGGAAACCTGTGTACCTATGTCTGCGCTGATGATGCCCATGGCACTGCCATCAGTCTCCATGCCGAGAAGCAGGGCATCTCACCGGAAGAGTCCGTGGCTCGTATCAATGTGGAACGGGTTCGTGATTTTGGTGAGTTCCATGTGGCGTTCGATAATTACTACTCCACCCACTCCGAGGAGAACCGCAAACTCTCAGAAGCGATTTATCTTGCTCTGAAGGAAAAGGGGCATATTGTCAGTCGAAACATCATTCAGGCCTATGACCCGGAGAAAGCGATGTTTCTTGCCGACCGTTACATCAAGGGTGACTGCCCGAAATGCGGTGCTTCGGATCAGTATGGTGATAACTGTGAAGTGTGTGGTGCCACCTACTCACCGGCGGAACTGAAAAACGCCCGTTCAGCCATTTCCGGGGCTGCCCCCGTTGAGAAAGAGAGCGAGCATTTCTTCTTCAAACTGTCTGATTTTGATGCCTTCCTGAAGCAGTGGACCCGTTCTGGTACTATCTCTGAAGAAATTGCCAACAAATTGGCCGAGTGGCTGGATGCAGGTCTGCAAGACTGGGATATCTCTCGTGATGCCCCTTACTTCGGTTTTGAAATCCCCGGTGAACCCGGCAAATATTTCTATGTATGGCTGGATGCGCCCATTGGCTATATGGCGGCATTTGAAAACCTCTGCCAGCGTCGTGATGACCTGAGCTTTGATGAGTACTGGAAGAAAGACAGTCAGTGCGAAGTGCACCACTTTATTGGCAAGGACATCGTTAACTTCCACTGCCTGTTCTGGCCAGCCATGCTCCACGGTGCCAACTATCGCACCCCAACCCGTGTGAACGTGCATGGTTATCTGACCGTGAACGGTGAAAAGATGTCCAAGTCACGGGGTACGTTTATTACCGCCCGTACCTACCTGGAACACCTTGATCCTGAGTACCTGCGTTATTACTACGCTGCCAAACTGTCCAGCCGTATTGATGACCTGGACCTGAACACCGATGACTTTATCCAGCGGGTAAACTCGGATCTGGTTGGTAAAGTGGTCAATATCGCCAGCCGTAACGCCGGTTTTATCAACAAGCGTTTTGATGGCAGGCTGTCAGCCAACCTCTCTTCCCCCCTCTCGTCATACAAGAGCGCACCTGAGCTCATCGCTGAGTTTCAGCAAGCCGCGACTCGTATTGCCGATCACTATGAAGGCCGCGAGTTCGGCAAGGCCATGCGAGAGATCATGGCGCTGGCAGACAAAGCCAATGCCTGGATTGATGAAGTGAAGCCATGGGTCGTTGCCAAAGAAGCAGGCAGCTCGGCTGAAAAACGACAGGAACTTCACGATATCTGCAGTACCGGCATCAATCTGTTCCGTTTGCTGATGATCTACCTCAAGCCTGTACTGCCAGCCATGGCAGTTAAAGCTGAGGCATTCCTCAATGTTGCCCCACTGACATGGCAGGATAGCCAGACACTGCTTCTGGATCACAATGTCAATCCATTTGCACCATTGATGACTCGCGTAGAAGCCGATAAAGTGGCGTCTATGATTGAAGCCAGCAAGGAGGTGCTAGCCCAGATGGAATCATCCAGTAAGCAATCTGAGACTGCTCCCGTCTCCTCTGGAGAGTGGTTGGAAAAAGACCCCATTGCTAACGAAATCACCTTTGATGACTTCGCCAAAGTTGATCTGCGTATCGCCAGAATCGTCAATGCCGAACTGGTGGAAGGGGCTGGCAAGTTGCTGCGTCTGTCCCTGGATATTGGTGAATCTGAGCTGCGCAATGTATTTGCCGGTATCAAGTCCGCCTATGCACCAGAAGCCCTGGTTGGCAAATATACCGTTATGGTGGCCAACCTGGCACCACGCAAAATGAAATTTGGTGTGAGCGAAGGTATGGTGCTGGCCGCTGGCCCGGGTGGTAAGGATCTGTGGATTCTGGAGCCACATGAAGGTGCTCAGCCCGGTATGCGGGTGATGTAA
- a CDS encoding NAD(P)H-dependent oxidoreductase, whose translation MKTLVVFAHPAPESYNASILKVVSDELAAKSFELQTLDLYQHGFEPRMSTAERRTYMDRDSNTSAIEKYVQQLQWAEALIMIYPTWWMGPPAILKGWLDRVWLPSVVADFGPNGMEPKLTNLKKILIITTQGASRWRMALIGNPPRKMMRLSLKAVTKCSAIDWLALYSMDKLSKFQLSQFLDKVRQKIKQF comes from the coding sequence ATGAAAACTCTGGTTGTCTTTGCCCATCCAGCTCCCGAAAGCTACAACGCCAGCATTTTAAAAGTGGTGTCTGATGAACTGGCAGCAAAATCATTCGAGCTACAAACGCTGGATCTCTATCAACACGGTTTTGAGCCCAGGATGAGTACAGCTGAACGAAGAACCTACATGGACCGGGACAGCAACACCTCTGCCATAGAGAAATATGTACAGCAGCTGCAATGGGCTGAAGCCCTGATCATGATCTACCCCACCTGGTGGATGGGGCCGCCGGCAATCCTTAAGGGTTGGCTGGATCGAGTCTGGCTTCCCTCTGTCGTAGCTGATTTTGGCCCGAATGGTATGGAGCCAAAACTGACCAACCTGAAGAAAATCCTGATCATCACCACCCAGGGAGCATCACGCTGGCGGATGGCCCTGATCGGTAACCCACCCCGCAAAATGATGAGACTGAGCTTAAAGGCTGTCACCAAATGCAGTGCCATTGACTGGCTGGCTCTTTACAGTATGGATAAGCTTTCCAAATTTCAGTTAAGCCAGTTCCTCGACAAAGTTCGCCAGAAAATCAAACAGTTTTAG
- a CDS encoding DEAD/DEAH box helicase — translation MSNNLPFSALGLDELLIQAVNEAGYQNPTPIQAKAIPMALTGRDLMASAQTGTGKTAGFTLPILHRLAQMRASKAIRALVLVPTRELAIQVDNSFQTYGKHTAIKTAAVYGGVDIDDQLQVLKEGVDVLVATPGRLVDMINRKHIQLDSLRILVLDEADRMLDLGFRDDIQRIVQNAPTKRQNLLFSATFSKDIKQLAHEFMRHPVRIELENPNSAANTVSQSFYPVDQQDKPEILSYLIHGGHWQKVLVFVRTKKAANKVAELLAEDGINAQAIHSDKSQYLRIRTLEDFKDNYFDVLVATDVAARGLDIEQLPLVINYDLPKVPQDYVHRIGRTGRAGQKGRAISLVNPEEKKLLAGIQQLIKKPLEIEPLPYFEDGEVRPAEINEPTSKTRNKRSKPELKTGKPAIKQRSGNKSRNGSTRKPSGTAPKKRPAVFSGKKRKS, via the coding sequence ATGAGCAATAACCTACCATTTTCCGCTCTTGGGCTGGATGAGTTGCTGATTCAGGCAGTCAACGAAGCGGGCTACCAGAATCCTACCCCGATTCAGGCCAAAGCGATTCCCATGGCCCTCACTGGTCGTGACCTGATGGCATCAGCCCAGACCGGTACCGGTAAAACCGCCGGTTTTACCTTGCCAATCCTGCACCGACTGGCGCAGATGAGAGCCAGTAAAGCGATCCGCGCCCTGGTGCTGGTCCCTACCCGGGAACTGGCCATTCAGGTTGACAATAGTTTCCAGACCTATGGCAAGCACACGGCTATCAAGACAGCTGCCGTCTACGGTGGCGTAGATATTGACGATCAGTTGCAGGTTCTGAAAGAAGGCGTTGATGTTCTGGTGGCGACGCCGGGTCGCCTGGTGGACATGATCAACCGGAAGCATATCCAACTGGACAGCTTGAGAATACTGGTGCTGGACGAAGCCGACCGGATGCTGGACCTGGGTTTCCGTGACGATATTCAACGCATTGTGCAAAACGCGCCGACAAAACGTCAGAACCTGTTGTTCTCCGCCACCTTTTCCAAAGACATCAAACAACTGGCCCATGAATTCATGCGCCATCCGGTCAGGATTGAACTGGAAAACCCCAACTCTGCCGCTAACACTGTGTCCCAGTCTTTCTACCCGGTAGACCAGCAGGACAAACCGGAGATCCTCAGCTATCTCATCCATGGTGGGCACTGGCAGAAAGTGCTGGTGTTTGTCCGCACCAAAAAAGCCGCCAACAAGGTTGCCGAGCTGCTGGCAGAAGACGGCATCAATGCCCAGGCCATTCACAGCGATAAAAGTCAGTACCTGCGTATCCGCACACTGGAAGATTTTAAAGATAACTATTTTGATGTCCTGGTAGCGACGGATGTGGCAGCCAGAGGCCTGGATATCGAACAACTGCCGCTGGTCATCAATTATGACCTTCCCAAAGTTCCCCAGGACTACGTTCATCGCATTGGCCGCACCGGTCGCGCTGGACAAAAAGGCAGGGCTATCTCTCTGGTTAACCCGGAAGAGAAAAAGTTATTGGCCGGTATCCAGCAGCTGATCAAAAAACCACTGGAAATAGAACCTCTTCCCTACTTTGAAGATGGTGAGGTTCGTCCCGCTGAGATTAATGAGCCCACCAGTAAAACACGCAACAAGCGAAGCAAACCTGAACTGAAAACAGGAAAGCCTGCGATAAAGCAGCGTTCGGGTAATAAATCACGGAATGGCAGCACCAGAAAACCTTCAGGTACTGCGCCAAAGAAAAGGCCTGCTGTTTTCTCCGGAAAAAAACGGAAGTCCTGA
- a CDS encoding replication protein P, whose amino-acid sequence MKQGNDLIDQQLKSLQTGAGMMTSGSTTATSDQHSIARQSPAAYDQSDSGDTSQQARSGADHVDAINAVFTLLEDAYPLKFKRAFQTHEDIIRAKRVWKNSLQEFSPRRILLAAKKALDTAKFFPDLSDIRELCKLRYDEVGLKEPLQAYYEACYAPRQNRDYPWSHIAVYLAARETGWMMLRSEEQRVALPLFERNYEILCNRVLEGEDLEASILKGIEDSRSKEVTRLAAEAAQQQQRETMIAQGIDPDNSASARDRLKKIFDQGCS is encoded by the coding sequence GTGAAACAGGGCAACGACCTCATCGATCAACAGCTGAAAAGCTTACAGACCGGAGCTGGGATGATGACTTCCGGTTCGACGACGGCGACGAGTGATCAGCATTCCATCGCTCGCCAGTCACCAGCTGCCTATGATCAGTCGGATTCCGGCGATACTTCACAGCAGGCACGTTCTGGTGCGGATCATGTAGATGCCATCAATGCGGTGTTCACGCTACTTGAAGACGCCTACCCCCTGAAGTTCAAGCGGGCTTTCCAGACCCATGAAGATATTATCCGTGCCAAGCGGGTCTGGAAAAACTCTCTACAGGAATTCAGCCCCCGTCGTATTTTACTGGCGGCAAAAAAAGCACTGGATACTGCCAAATTTTTCCCGGACCTCAGCGATATCCGTGAGTTGTGCAAGCTGCGCTATGATGAAGTGGGATTAAAAGAACCGCTGCAGGCCTATTATGAAGCCTGTTATGCCCCCCGGCAGAACAGAGATTACCCATGGTCGCATATTGCTGTCTACCTTGCCGCCCGTGAAACGGGCTGGATGATGCTGCGTAGTGAGGAACAACGGGTTGCTTTGCCGCTATTTGAGCGGAACTACGAAATACTCTGTAACCGGGTGCTGGAAGGTGAAGACCTGGAGGCCAGTATCCTGAAAGGGATTGAGGATAGTCGTAGTAAAGAAGTGACTCGTCTTGCAGCAGAGGCTGCGCAACAGCAGCAACGTGAGACGATGATTGCCCAGGGAATTGATCCGGATAATAGCGCATCCGCTCGTGACCGATTGAAAAAAATATTTGATCAGGGTTGCTCCTGA
- a CDS encoding DnaT-like ssDNA-binding domain-containing protein, translating into MTDENKHYIRQRNAGALPWEIEPETRELEEHPVFVQQQVKQVSLEGARVQPLPEDFAPSRGILEYLQAHQGIPLDFIATQLIDFKLYWHETGEARKAWQNKFKSHVIYQWKRNQSETGQRPHRSTAEKLTDRSWDDDFRFDDGDE; encoded by the coding sequence ATGACTGACGAGAACAAGCATTATATTCGCCAGCGCAATGCGGGCGCATTACCCTGGGAGATTGAGCCGGAAACCCGGGAACTGGAAGAGCATCCTGTTTTTGTCCAGCAGCAGGTAAAGCAAGTGTCCCTTGAAGGTGCCCGGGTTCAGCCTTTGCCGGAAGATTTTGCACCGTCCCGGGGGATTCTTGAATACCTCCAGGCGCACCAGGGAATACCGCTGGACTTCATTGCCACCCAACTGATTGATTTTAAGTTGTACTGGCACGAAACCGGTGAGGCACGAAAGGCCTGGCAAAACAAGTTCAAATCCCACGTTATCTACCAGTGGAAGCGGAATCAAAGTGAAACAGGGCAACGACCTCATCGATCAACAGCTGAAAAGCTTACAGACCGGAGCTGGGATGATGACTTCCGGTTCGACGACGGCGACGAGTGA
- the rsuA gene encoding 16S rRNA pseudouridine(516) synthase RsuA: MRLDKYLCESTELSRASAKKCLHRGEVTCDGIVVKNSAFKVADDCEVRLLGELVKVRGLRYIMLNKPGDTLCSNVDEVYPSVLSLLDIPKAYSLHIAGRLDADTTGLVLITDDGQWSHRLTSPVKECGKRYRVQLADALPEDQRAELVAQFARGITLKGEKGLTKPALLEVLSPSEVLLTITEGKYHQVKRMFAAIGNKVVGLHREQVGMITLDPLLRPGEWRYLTRVEVESV; this comes from the coding sequence ATGCGTTTAGATAAATACCTCTGTGAAAGTACTGAACTTTCCCGTGCCAGTGCGAAAAAGTGTCTGCATCGAGGGGAAGTGACCTGTGATGGTATTGTGGTAAAAAACAGTGCCTTCAAAGTAGCGGATGACTGTGAAGTCCGTCTTCTGGGTGAGCTGGTGAAGGTGCGTGGACTTCGCTATATCATGCTCAATAAACCCGGAGATACGCTCTGCTCCAATGTGGACGAGGTCTATCCATCGGTTCTCTCGTTGCTGGATATTCCCAAGGCCTATTCACTCCATATTGCCGGCCGCCTGGATGCAGATACTACAGGGCTGGTACTGATTACCGATGATGGACAATGGTCTCATCGGCTAACCTCGCCAGTGAAAGAGTGTGGCAAGCGCTATCGCGTTCAATTAGCCGACGCGCTGCCAGAAGACCAGAGGGCAGAGCTAGTTGCACAGTTTGCCCGTGGTATTACGTTGAAAGGAGAAAAGGGTCTAACAAAGCCTGCCTTGCTTGAGGTTCTCTCACCTTCAGAAGTTTTACTGACCATAACCGAAGGCAAGTATCACCAGGTGAAACGTATGTTTGCCGCCATCGGTAATAAGGTGGTTGGGTTGCACAGAGAACAGGTGGGGATGATTACACTTGACCCGCTGCTGAGGCCCGGAGAATGGCGTTATTTAACCCGGGTCGAAGTGGAGTCAGTCTGA
- the apbC gene encoding iron-sulfur cluster carrier protein ApbC: MNPSRAAIEAAIRSYQDPYLNNNLLDTGCLESLDINNGKVSASLMLGYPAKGLCDGVAQMLANKIDNIDGVESVDVSVNWNVAPAPVQGELETMAGVKNIIAVASGKGGVGKSTTAANLALALAAEGARAGVLDADIYGPSMGQMFGIPDGTRPDVKNDRFFMPIEAHGIQVMSMAFLVTEDTPVVWRGPMVSGALIQLLTQTLWNDLDYLVIDLPPGTGDIQLTLAQKIPVSGSVVVTTPQDLALIDAKKGIEMFRKVGVPVLGVVENMAVHICSNCGHAEHLFGEGGGSRIAEQFDIDLLGSLPLSMMIREQADQGTPTVVSEPESQIAMVYRDMARHMAAKLWLRHQQAPAVPSLSVVDD, from the coding sequence ATGAATCCAAGCCGAGCCGCTATTGAAGCGGCTATTCGCAGCTATCAGGACCCTTACCTGAACAACAATTTGCTGGATACTGGCTGTCTTGAATCCCTTGACATAAATAACGGCAAGGTCAGCGCATCCCTGATGCTGGGTTACCCGGCCAAGGGTCTGTGTGATGGTGTTGCCCAGATGCTGGCAAATAAAATCGACAATATTGACGGTGTTGAATCGGTCGATGTTTCGGTTAACTGGAATGTTGCTCCGGCGCCGGTTCAGGGTGAGCTGGAAACCATGGCCGGTGTGAAGAACATTATTGCCGTTGCTTCCGGTAAAGGTGGGGTGGGGAAGTCCACAACCGCAGCTAACCTCGCCCTGGCACTGGCAGCAGAAGGTGCGCGGGCAGGCGTTCTGGATGCTGATATTTATGGTCCGAGTATGGGGCAGATGTTTGGTATTCCTGATGGTACCCGGCCGGATGTGAAGAACGACAGGTTTTTCATGCCGATTGAAGCCCATGGTATTCAGGTGATGTCCATGGCGTTTCTGGTCACTGAAGACACCCCGGTGGTGTGGCGCGGCCCCATGGTCAGCGGTGCGCTGATTCAATTATTGACCCAGACCCTGTGGAACGACCTGGATTATCTGGTGATCGACCTGCCACCAGGCACTGGTGACATTCAATTAACCCTGGCTCAGAAGATCCCGGTTTCTGGCAGTGTCGTGGTTACGACGCCTCAGGATCTGGCACTGATTGATGCCAAAAAAGGCATTGAGATGTTCCGCAAGGTCGGTGTTCCTGTTCTGGGTGTGGTGGAAAATATGGCCGTTCATATCTGCTCAAACTGTGGCCATGCAGAGCATCTGTTTGGCGAAGGGGGCGGTAGCCGTATTGCAGAGCAGTTTGATATCGACCTGTTGGGCTCCTTGCCTCTCTCCATGATGATTCGTGAGCAGGCAGACCAGGGTACACCAACCGTGGTTTCTGAACCGGAATCACAGATTGCCATGGTCTATCGGGATATGGCCCGACATATGGCGGCAAAACTGTGGCTACGTCATCAGCAGGCTCCCGCAGTGCCCTCTCTGTCCGTGGTCGATGACTAA